TAAAGTTTTCTGTTGCTATGATAcatgataaatatgtatatttttttattttattaaaatagtgtagCTAAGGCAGTTTTTATAGGGACTAATTCCCATATTATTGTCTATGAGTCAtgagtatgatttttttttctattctggTTTTGTAACTGTCGCCTAAGTAACAAAAAAGGCAGattctttattgtattataataatttaacaaatattagaaTTCATCCTTCCTTCAAAActaatgctatttttttaatttattatgattaatctACCAGCAGTAACTAAAATGATGTATTATCGAACTTGCAAACACGCGTCGACTGCTGTGACCTGTGTTACTTTGCTCAACTGACACAATAATGAAGggattttaaattgaatcattaCTTGTGATGAAAAGTGGACACTGTACGATAATCAGAAGCGCTCATCGCAATGGCTAAACCCTAGAGACTCAGAAAAAGTTAGTTGAGTGTTTGGTGAACCGATCCCTGTGTTTTTCACTACAGCTTTCTAAAATTAGACCAAACTATTACGGCAACGCAAGACCACACACTACAACAAACAACCACTAAGATAGTTGAGCTACAATTGGAATGTCTGTGATGATTTCGTATGaaaggaataaatattaaaatcaaacttaAGTTTAATGTTATGGAAAttctttaattaacatatttacaataaaaaaaatgagaggCACATATAGGGTACTTTTAAGAgatttacagtaaatatatatataagttagaaATTATTGTATTCTGTATCTgcaactttatataattttttatttatgtataagcaATTTGCCTTGCCTCGCTTTGCCTAACACCAACTAAACACATGtactgtaataatttaaatatcagatataattattaacttttaaagattcacttgtttaaaatattgtttaatatgcaCATGGCAATGTAAAAATCCactatttattcattttcatttcatttaaaataggattgaatgtaatttaattttaaattcattcaaattttTCATTAGTATAACAACAGCAAAGATATTGAGAACCAAAGTAAAAAAAgggcatatttataaattttaaaagaatagattataataatgttttttttttttaaatataatacacatgggaaacaattcaattaattattttctatccatgtattaataaacaaagtcaGTCTTAGcatacaaattacataatattaatgaataattaactaCACACTTGTAATaaacattctatttttaatcacTTCCTTCCTAAGCATCTTCTTCTTACCGATTTTGCTTTATCATCAATTTGTTCTTTAGCTAGTTCTGCTATGCGCTTAGTTTCATTAATCATATACTGTTTTATGACCGAGAGGAACTCTGAAAgctaaaagaaaacattaataagtTAGGTAATAATGTAAAGAATGTCTTGAGTATGTTATTCAGCACTAGGCTTTAAACTTGATGTTATAAGCTGGtatgacttaatttttataaaacaaaatttctttATTGAACCACTTTATTACAACCATTGGCAtgagttgtaaatatttacacagGTAAAGTCAATTAAGAGCTACTTGGAAGGAGAATATATTACATCCACATTGTAGgtataatttagtaaaatatttttatattaaaattacttaccaaTAATTCATCTTCTTTTTTTCCGAGTTGAACAAATGCACATTTAGAGGCGTGGCTTTTATGCTCTGCCCAAGGATCATCGCTAGCTTCCCAACCATCCAGTTCTTTTCCACAGAGGAAGCATTTTGCTGCGTCTGCATCTTCATCGCCAGTAGCCACCGAATAAAACCCAGCTTCAGCCATATTACGGATGTTACATTTATTCTTATCACCGAAAGGCcattttttgaatgttttaacaCGTTCCTCGACAAGGAATAAAGAAGGACTTTCCATTATTGATATcgaataattattgatatattataagaatcacacgagtaaattttaaaaaccgtTAAGCGGTAACAGATTTTTCAAAAGTTTTGCTTTTATTGATATCGACAACAGTCAGATGTCAATGTCAacctttatttttgtttaattcttcCTTTTTTGAATAGACAAGGATATACATTATACagccttaatatttataaagtctaCAATATAATACgcttgattgttattattttattttgagcatgtattaatcttaatttgagtatgtatttttataggcTGCATAATTGCTGCctgtaaaaaaaatgcatagaaACAGGGCTATAGAAACAGACAAAgaacttaaatgttttattatatctcatgttttaactataaaatatctatatataaaagatatgtaaaataaacttgtatgttgttataatttataaacaggcAAAATTCTTTAGCCGCCTCAATTATGTTATTATCCGcagataaattaaagtttttatgttaCAGTATTATCTGTCCCTGTCATATTTTGACTAGCCAATCCAATGGAAGGAAAGTCAAAGTCCATGTTCGGCCACAGTTTAGTTAAGATAGGTAGTGGTATTCTGTTGATCTAGAAAGTAATTTTGTGTTGGTGTTTTATGTCGAAAACGTAGATTGTCTAATCATATATACGTATGATAACTTAAATATACCGAATAAATGCTATATAACTCAATTTAtggtacaaatatataaagcaatttcttaaaataatcttcCAAAGTAATCGAAACAAGTGCCTAATATTTTCtgtcttttgttatttatatattgtcatTGAATAGTGTTCGTCGAGCGTTTAATGTTTTCCGCGAAGCTTGCAATGGTCCGAGCTGTTTTCTAGCATCGTCCTGTACTGTACAATATTTTGGTAAGTAAATTAATAcgattatatattgtttacttcagtttttgaacaattgACATTAGTTTGATgtgattaaaataactttactttCATATGCATTTTGTTGGTCTTAGTGTCCTCAAAACGGGGCACACGTGTACTGTTTTAGTTTTAACCTTGTATATCATGccataagataaaaaaatatcacagggTGGCAATCGATAGATTAAAAATAGGTACACTACTTTATATCAGTAGTTATTAAGGGCTAGTTTCTAAAACAATTGAAACTTTTTTAACTTTAGcaagtaaatatgtttattttcctTGATCAAATTTTCGTAATTATAACCTCGaaacattatttcatttaattttgaggactttttacttttattttttttattttatatattttagggaAACATACGGCatagtataatacatacaattaataccaaaataattctAACATATGCCAACAAAGTGTCCACTGTTGCATTTAGACATGGAttgaactaaaataatatatcaattaattgataaagatttatttagcTTATACAAAACTGAAgtgatttatgtatatgttttaaactcatattttaaaatcctgtaaaatatgttaaaattgaatgataaaacaaaagaaaaaataaaactaaatcatcAAAtactacaaattttaaaaaattatgtcaattaATATCTCATTTTAAAGTGTTTAGcatatgtacaaaattatcaaaatagtaCATACCTAAcactaatttttaaatgaagttcTTATGTTAAGATAACATTGATCATTGCCAAACAGaacaaatatattctattattggGGTAAGGTATCCTCtccattattattgtaatataatatattgtcatatatatattgagcttattctaccagactgctccaatgcaggtggGTATAATACAGCTCATAAATATTCCTCTACTTGGCAAACTACTTACCTAAAAAAGAGCCCTGGaacatattttactaatttgatCTACTTTGCGATATTAAGCTGAATACGCTTTTCTCCATTCATGCAATGGTTTTTCCTTGACATAATCTTAGACACATATTGTATACgaaaatgtgttatttaattGGCCTGTGTGCACTACACCGATACCAGTTTTTCTTAGGCAATTTTAATAACACTTGATGATAATATTGTTTGTGGAAAAATTTGATtctaatagatttaaataatgattatatttttttgtccatCAATAgacataaattacaaacaagAAAGATGTACAAGAGGTATTCTTACCGCTAAAACAGTGATCTCTTCCAGGTTACCTTAAGGTAAAGGTAAGTGTATGAGTATATACGCCATagattaatatgatttataaatacattaaaatgaaattcatttgatgtgaatattttttttttaagacatgACTTTTTCCCATTGCTATACTTACTGTCACTTTCTACATGTACATTGTAAACAAAATGTAGGTGTGGTCAATTTGTTATGTTCAATTACTATACTGTATAGTTTGTAACCAGATTACAGCTTAAGCTGTCAAAGTAGTTATAGTCTATTTCAATGGTAGTAGgaacaaagataaacaaaccctagatttacgtatttcatgcgatttagtattaactcagctatattgtacactactaacagatctttatttatattacaacactattacacttaactacttatttccgctttaattttactttcaaaattccggTAACGGTTTCGTCCATATTCAACAaggcattttttcgcaaatccatagtctattcttatatttaagttatgaggtgaatcaaaatttatttatattacaacactattacacttaactacttatttccgctttaattttactttcaaaattccggTAACGGTTTCGTCCATATTCAACAaggcattttttcgcaaatccatagtctattcttatatttaagttatgaGGTGAATCAAAATTCTAAACTAGAGAGTACAGaaaaacttgaaaaataaaacattttcttaacTCTCAAAAACAAGCTATGTATAGAACCAATTTTGAATGAGCTAGTGtgattacagacacaaggaatacaatattttagtttccaaagctggtgccgcattggcgatgtaaggaatagttaatatttctcacagcactaatgtctatgcCATATGTAATGGGCAGTGGttacctcttaccatcaggcggctaAATTGGCCGTCCGCCAgtctatattttacaaaaaaccaTAACGTCAATATTGTCAAAAGTCGTTCCAGCATATGCTCCTTTAATTTTGCTTATAAGTGAAAATTTCTCAGGACCAAGTCTAGAGAATATTGTGGGTGGTCAAGTATATCGAAGCCGGCTCTGCGTATTGCAGAGAGAGCAACTTCCGATAGATGAGCGGGAGCGATATCGTAGAGACAAAACACGCCCAATATCATTTTTCTACGACGTTTTGTTGATTATATTGTTAACATTTAATCATTTCACGCCCTTTTAGATTTCATTTGCATAATTAGGGTCCAATCAACCTCGTCTGTCCTTTTGGCATTTAATCAATGAAAAGGAATCAAACACTATCCCGATAAATGAGTCTAGAACTTTGCCAGCGGTAGGAACGACTATGTATTCATGCGATGAgagtataattgtttttaagagATGCTTTGCGTGTTACTGCATTGAAATGGTTTAATACCGACAAACTTGATCTGTTGTTTGTTTCTGTcagttattattagttataccCATCTTccgtaacttttattaaattatttaaattaccattCATGACTACATACCCAATAttgttgtttgaaaataatgacaataattatttagccttttagtttttctattttatatacaaattataaaaaaacaacactcAGGCAAGATAATCGTaagtctaaaaaatatatatagctaaAATATTGAGTAGGTATTACCGAATAATTTCTGTATAATCCCAATAACGTTGTGGTACAGAACCTACATCACATAAATTTTGGTTGGTCTTTTTATCATGGAGGATTTGAACATTctgacaaatataataatatttttaaaagtctaatagtgtaatattatgtgtgtgtgtgtgtgttttttattaatttaattcacatcTGTACGTAGCAAATTATACGTACTGACACATGAAAAAAACAGAAGATCATTATCTTGTATCGTTGAAGTTACTTtggtttttcattattaaatatggaGTATTAAAGGGAGACGAGAGATGAGCTCGGATTAACAGTAATCCTGTTTGTAATAAAGTTAAAGCTCTATAATGTAGAGCTTCGGCCTCAGTCGCTTCGAAAGCAATAAAACGCGTCGTTAATGTAAAGAAAACAATCTGGTACTAAGTATCGACCGTGTCTCAATTGCTTAAGACGATTGCTCAGGCTAATTGTAAGTATTATGATATTCCTTCGCGCTCAAGTCGTGTATTTTTCGCCACTAAATAGTACTGCCAGACTCACAGGCTCATCATATGATATTATTTGTCGGAtcgctattaaaaaaaagaaactcacgtttaaataatacatgAAATGCCCActtgactgcctcgttagtACAGGGGCTGGATGTAAAATTCGCAAATCTCAAGGTCGTAGACCAGGTCGGGCCCATAAAAAGCCATTGGTTTTTTCTTAGCAAATCAGTAGCAGTCCGGAGTCTACGTTCCCGCCGTCGGGAACTTAATGGAAAAAAACCATTTacgataaaaattgtaatattttttctctaattaactttttcatcTAAACTTAGAAAAGGTTTTCTCATTAAAACACTTTCAATccacgataaaataaaatattgagtaaATTTTGATCTTATTAGCAAACATCAACTTTACTTGGTTTATGTTAAAACaccatattattatgtaaattgaaataacgtacataaaaacctattttttttataaattatttgaaaattcgtAACCCTGCATATGTTTGCAGGGTATATCCACATTGATTGAgggttaatttaatttgagtgACGTCATAAAAGTGCTTGTACGataaacactttatttattaaataaatgtaatacagAATGAAGTGAATTTTAGTAACAATTGAATATAAACGAATATGACTATGTatatcaatgaaaattaaaGCCTATTAAAATACAGTAGTGGTTTCTAACACTGTACAAAGCGTGACCTCTTTGAAATCTCTTATAAAGCCAACACCTCCTTTAGAAGTCAATGTCGTAGAGGTTTTTACGCTCCTCTACGTATTAACAAAGGCGTTACAAAATCTTTATACTTCATGTTATGTATAGTTAAAAATGATAGTAAGGACaaggtattattaatttagatgaAAAATGTGTTTCGTTCCAGTTTAGTCTAAGACGTGACAGCGTAATcctatttatgatattaataaggatgtttttgaaaaattatcaGGAATATACCGTACAACTATTAAcagttaaaacaattttttgcattaaaaataaattcagacGTAAGCACACACttgtttacataacattatatggTCTTGTCGGGATCAATGGAACGCGAGATTGTGTTGGTAATCTTCCAAGTACGCATATATCatgagaaaaattaaaaaaaaacgtcttacaacaaaattaaatactagcTTAGGTTCCGTTGTGACGTTTTTtaacggaataaaaaaataagtttactaAGTGAGCTTCCAAGAGTGCGTGGGAAAGC
This region of Vanessa atalanta chromosome 8, ilVanAtal1.2, whole genome shotgun sequence genomic DNA includes:
- the LOC125065822 gene encoding baculoviral IAP repeat-containing protein 5; the encoded protein is MESPSLFLVEERVKTFKKWPFGDKNKCNIRNMAEAGFYSVATGDEDADAAKCFLCGKELDGWEASDDPWAEHKSHASKCAFVQLGKKEDELLLSEFLSVIKQYMINETKRIAELAKEQIDDKAKSVRRRCLGRK